Proteins encoded within one genomic window of Brenneria nigrifluens DSM 30175 = ATCC 13028:
- a CDS encoding lysine/arginine/ornithine ABC transporter substrate-binding protein, whose translation MKKLIKVLPLAFILAAGSTMADIPKNIKLGTDPSYAPFESKSASGELVGFDIDLAKELCKRIAANCTFVESDFDALIPSLKAKKIDAIISSLSITEKRQQEISFTEKLYAANARLIAKKDADIQPTQASLAGKRVGVLQASTQEAYANAYWQPKGIEVVAYQNQELIYSDLTAGRIDAAFQDEVAGSEGFLKLAIGKDYAFAGPAVKDDKYFGVGTGMGLRKTDTELKAALDKAFEEMRKDGTYDTLAKKYFDFDVYGG comes from the coding sequence ATGAAAAAACTGATAAAAGTTTTACCGCTGGCATTCATTCTGGCGGCAGGAAGTACCATGGCGGATATTCCTAAAAATATTAAATTAGGCACCGATCCATCTTATGCCCCTTTTGAATCGAAAAGTGCCAGCGGTGAACTGGTCGGGTTTGATATCGATCTGGCAAAAGAATTATGCAAACGTATCGCGGCCAACTGTACCTTTGTCGAAAGTGACTTTGATGCGTTGATTCCGTCGCTGAAAGCGAAAAAAATCGACGCCATTATCTCTTCGCTCTCCATCACCGAAAAACGCCAGCAGGAAATTTCCTTTACTGAAAAACTGTATGCAGCCAACGCGCGTCTGATTGCCAAGAAAGACGCCGATATTCAACCGACGCAGGCATCCCTGGCCGGCAAACGCGTTGGCGTATTACAGGCCTCCACCCAGGAAGCCTATGCCAATGCTTACTGGCAGCCGAAAGGCATTGAGGTTGTCGCTTACCAGAATCAGGAATTAATCTATTCCGACTTGACGGCCGGCCGTATTGACGCCGCGTTTCAGGATGAGGTGGCGGGCAGCGAAGGTTTTCTGAAGCTGGCTATCGGCAAGGATTATGCGTTTGCCGGCCCGGCGGTAAAAGATGATAAATATTTCGGCGTGGGCACCGGTATGGGGCTGCGTAAAACGGATACCGAGCTGAAGGCCGCGCTGGATAAGGCCTTTGAGGA